In a genomic window of Hirundo rustica isolate bHirRus1 unplaced genomic scaffold, bHirRus1.pri.v3 scaffold_458_arrow_ctg1, whole genome shotgun sequence:
- the LOC120748042 gene encoding olfactory receptor 14J1-like → MSNSSSISHFLLLALADTRQLQLLHFCLFLGISLAALLGNGLIISAVACGHHLHTPMFFFLLNLALTDLGSILTTVPKAMHNSLWDTRTISYTGCAAQVFFFLFFISAEFSLLTIMCYDRYVSICKPLHYGTLLGSRACAHMAAAAWASAFLTALLFTANTFSLPLCHGNALGQFFCEIPPILKLSCSNSYFREVGVIVFSACFSFSCFVFIVFSYVQIFRAVLRIPSEQGRHKAFSTCLPHLAVVSLFLSTAMFAYLKPPSISSPSLDLALSVLYSVVPPALNPLIYSLRNQELKAAVWRLMTGWFWKH, encoded by the coding sequence atgtccaacagcagctccatcagccacttcctcctgctggcattggcagacacgcggcagctgcagctcctgcacttctgcctcttcctgggcatctccctggctgccctcctgggcaacggcctcatcatcagcgccgtagcctgcggccaccacctgcacacgcccatgttcttcttcctgctcaacctggccctcaccgacctgggctccatcctcaccactgtgcccaaagccatgcacaattccctctgggacaccaggaccatctcctacacaggatgtgctgcacaggtctttttctttctgttcttcatctCAGCAGAGTTTTCCCTCCTGACCATCATGTGCTATGACCGCTatgtgtccatctgcaaacccctgcactacgggaccctcctgggcagcagagcttgtgcccacatggcagcagctgcctgggccagtgcctttctcaCTGCTCTGCTATTCAcagccaatacattttccctgcccctgtgccatggcaatgccctgggccagttcttctgtgaaatccccCCAATCCTTAAGCTCTCCTGCTCCAACTCCTACTTCAGGGAAGTTGGAGTTATTGTGTTCAGTGCCTGTTTTTCATTCagttgttttgtgttcattgttttctcctatgtgcagatcttcagggctgtgctgaggatcccctctgagcagggacggcacaaagccttttccacctgcctccctcacctggctgtggtcTCCCTGTTTCTCAGCACTGCCATGTTTGCCTacctgaagcccccctccatctcctccccatccctggatctggccctgtcagttctgtactcagtggtgcctccagccctgaaccccctcatctacagcctgaggaaccaggagctcaaggctgcagtcTGGAGACTGATGACTGGATGGTTTTGGAAACATTAA